In Bacteroidales bacterium WCE2008, one genomic interval encodes:
- a CDS encoding RHS repeat-associated core domain-containing protein: protein MGSTLKRIGASALVFLFLLLGSITDQTKAQSINLGPENPQVLSPNAYEMVKYGRVPVDFFNGLANVTIPLTEVKAKDYTLPIYLTYHGAGNKTEQHPGWVGLGWALHAGGSITRIRNGLKDEVSQYEGNGNITAQSNYLEHAYETQHTIDWSKPATLFNTAITNGLTKDFAPDEFVVNLEGISASFYITGNNEIKIVSKGDASFDVSWELGTDSENTGLVLYTDSNQSGRAFRATRYRYFKSFVLKDREGNAYHFGGNDNAIEYTVDQHTPYYSGGYTSVWQARATATTWMLTKIERANGEVITFTYKRDGVPIVLNDLHRSEARADNYGNGYSYSTYNSQEKSNLNFTFLTPCYLTKISCRLSGETYSFTSNKTVERGYDINETDFYKKIGYFVGTSSNLTLDYSYADFMAKSYYLKLTGISGKNCNIALNYTSSTSERLKLLSVQFKDKSSGAVAEKYKFTYNSTKLPAYNARVSDAWGYYNGKNYISVIEASGDKMFKFRTPNADKMKAEILTKITYPTGGSTTFEYEPHTYGKIANQFPFNITSFPGSTMAGGLRIKSITDRAGSRAEKREFIYEEQSGSYTVSSGILSGRLNFNASGTDEQDGYSFSWVYYSEAPLNRVSDTNGSHVTYSKVREKMPDGSSTVYYYSNHDTSGSEDTAPDHTIHAERGSYTQLTGNQARISLFSQYNSGALFRGFLLKKELFDNNGTLVRKEENTYYFDRYTYLKTISRGQYGYMIAAYSKIYCGYPYHSRTDIYDYPDGPNGQVHQTYVSYQHNDIRKITQIERQINYDQYYTQEYFYAKDRKGLIYSEMIAQGMEGVPVGVAEIHNGKVVAAEELEYKKVSVDRNGRFNNVGYFPAKLYRLKTASAVSASSYRSSPFTYLNTVPDEIYAKYDNLGRLTAKTTSKGVSTVYGWFVNTTKPTYSASNVRVATSTVADRSNSQSFPLEYTKDNFGELEFDTIGDSRTISVSINPAQNYNWLIGVDIDNKSLTLCNISYVENPMNQYWLNYVQQYPGGASVTVPAGHHKIRVYKRDVRKGNNAPNSPAGSVYINYYKAETVTTGTSDIVRYEDFEYSNGNDTGFNSNYGHKGSYSISQSIPSDRQYVLDYMRKDSNTWTYYRHTFTGSATIGSSTSTIDNVRIYPADADIKSYTWDNRDNLRSVTDASGRVESYAYDGMDRLISVSDLNGNKVKSYQYLIASQANAGSTSRRDSNYVKTINYMAASSGSPATAIQWYDGLGREISNQKVSYASAGDVSTDVAYDLHGRIQYSYEPIPDSHRGTPSTEVYGEPRPYSEIVYEKNPLDRVQKTIGAGNAWRSNGKGVIKNYKTNTTSGVLSCYRLELSYSGATTLTGQITNRGLWRVGELTITLTTDEDGRKEYIFTDLGGKTVMTRKIDGSNYLDTYMVYDDMNRLAAVVPPILAPTVTGASSSIALTNASIKNYAYLYRYDTKGRCIAKMLPGAGWTYYVYDVNDRLVFSQDEEQRSAGKWAFTLSDLLGRPCLTGLCSNSINLFEPSVSSSSIYAKFTSASSMLGYTVVGVSLSNTVLLSANYYDNYDFITISSVPSATRTKLQYASGPSGYSGTKWNNAAGSLTGSVSRILGENPTNDYLWSSVYYNGKGDAIQSRNTRQDGGVDITNIVYTFAGKPSKVRIDHNRGTGSAIVEEYQYSYDGWGRETTVKHRLNSGAWINISDKTYDKIGRLASDKRTGAAALKETYTYNPRSWMKKVTGPGFTETLSYENGSTPQWAGNISSISWTGADGVSNTDNYTYDNLSRLKTAISKVGSTTSFSETYDYDKHGNITRIVHSGVDGSETRTMAYTGNRATQLNSIKGYTYSFTYDAIGRLKSSGADKIGTVRYNAIGYPAYMSLSAGGYVQNTYTAGGNRIASRRTDSQNVVTTMSYEGNEVYENGTLKMLLFNGGYVDYSAGSPSYHWYTYDHLGNVRAVADASGNIMASYRYLPYGQEFAASTPRASVSGAVKSEKPAQLGNIPKAMYAPSTGSDWQPYRFGGKESLSSVGLDLYDFGARLYSPVTGRWMTMDPLCEKYYSISPYAYCAGNPINFADPTGMVIEDGSLKEWEMLKRQIERERDRLQSSINKLNAKANAKGWSSEKLASKIGNKAERLASLNSSIETMGTLEGSNQVYSLSHTVNGENGGVTLNTSTNVIDIRFGSTANFVHEMTHAGQFESGDIAFSNEGNTLLQDVYDEAAAYKAQFGFSPSSVTAISSTSVADAFGAITPTWVQGIVDPSGSMLYAAGGSANTGLIPVNINSTKENLIKAYPWINGLNALPADIRKIPGIYYKR, encoded by the coding sequence ATGGGATCTACACTAAAACGTATCGGCGCTTCGGCGCTTGTTTTCCTATTTCTTCTTTTGGGAAGTATTACTGATCAAACCAAGGCTCAATCAATAAACCTTGGTCCAGAGAACCCTCAAGTACTTAGCCCTAATGCCTATGAGATGGTAAAATACGGCAGAGTACCGGTAGACTTCTTTAATGGATTGGCCAATGTTACAATCCCTCTTACTGAGGTTAAGGCCAAAGACTACACTTTGCCAATTTATCTAACTTACCATGGCGCAGGAAACAAGACAGAGCAGCATCCGGGATGGGTCGGTCTTGGCTGGGCACTGCATGCCGGAGGATCCATTACCCGAATCAGAAACGGTCTGAAGGATGAAGTGTCGCAATATGAAGGCAATGGAAATATCACGGCCCAATCCAATTATCTTGAGCATGCATATGAGACTCAGCACACTATAGACTGGTCTAAACCAGCTACTTTGTTCAATACTGCGATAACGAATGGTTTAACGAAGGACTTTGCTCCGGATGAGTTCGTTGTTAATCTTGAAGGCATCAGTGCTTCATTTTATATAACCGGAAATAACGAAATCAAGATTGTCTCAAAAGGGGATGCCTCTTTTGATGTGAGCTGGGAACTGGGGACCGATTCTGAAAATACCGGGCTAGTGTTATACACAGACAGCAACCAGTCCGGACGTGCTTTTCGTGCAACCAGATACAGATATTTCAAGTCTTTTGTCCTTAAGGACCGCGAAGGAAATGCCTATCATTTCGGAGGTAATGACAATGCCATAGAATATACGGTGGATCAGCATACTCCTTATTATTCAGGAGGATACACAAGTGTTTGGCAGGCAAGAGCGACAGCTACGACATGGATGCTCACCAAGATCGAGCGGGCTAACGGAGAGGTCATAACTTTCACCTATAAGAGAGATGGCGTCCCGATTGTCCTTAATGATTTGCACAGGAGCGAAGCAAGAGCGGACAACTATGGGAATGGTTATTCATACTCGACGTATAACTCCCAGGAAAAGAGTAATCTGAATTTCACATTCCTGACACCTTGTTATCTGACCAAAATATCATGTCGCCTTTCTGGAGAAACGTATTCTTTCACTTCAAATAAGACTGTCGAGAGAGGCTATGATATCAACGAAACCGATTTTTATAAAAAAATAGGTTATTTTGTCGGCACATCGTCCAACTTGACACTGGATTATAGTTATGCGGACTTTATGGCAAAGAGCTATTATCTGAAGCTTACTGGAATTAGCGGAAAGAACTGCAATATTGCGTTAAACTATACTTCCAGTACGAGCGAAAGGCTTAAGCTTTTGTCTGTGCAATTCAAAGATAAGAGCAGTGGCGCCGTGGCAGAGAAATACAAGTTTACCTATAATTCCACGAAGCTTCCGGCATACAACGCCAGGGTATCTGATGCCTGGGGTTATTATAATGGTAAGAATTACATATCTGTCATAGAGGCTTCAGGGGATAAGATGTTTAAATTCAGGACTCCGAACGCGGATAAGATGAAGGCTGAAATCCTTACTAAAATCACCTATCCGACAGGAGGGTCGACGACCTTTGAATATGAGCCGCACACATATGGTAAAATAGCCAATCAGTTCCCGTTCAACATAACATCATTCCCGGGGAGCACAATGGCTGGTGGCCTTAGAATCAAATCTATAACGGACCGGGCTGGGAGCAGAGCTGAAAAGAGGGAATTTATCTATGAGGAGCAGTCCGGCTCTTATACCGTATCTTCAGGTATTCTTTCCGGAAGGTTGAATTTCAACGCAAGTGGTACAGATGAACAGGATGGATATAGTTTCTCCTGGGTATATTACAGCGAGGCACCTTTAAACAGGGTTTCTGACACAAATGGAAGTCATGTGACATACAGTAAGGTCCGCGAAAAGATGCCGGATGGGTCATCTACGGTATATTACTATTCTAACCATGACACTTCGGGATCAGAAGATACGGCTCCGGATCATACAATCCATGCCGAGAGAGGATCGTATACTCAGCTGACCGGCAACCAGGCCAGGATTTCGCTGTTTTCCCAGTACAATAGTGGAGCCCTTTTCCGCGGTTTCCTTTTGAAGAAAGAATTATTCGACAACAACGGGACTCTTGTCCGTAAAGAAGAAAATACCTATTATTTCGACAGGTATACCTACCTTAAGACTATTTCTAGAGGTCAATATGGGTATATGATTGCTGCATATTCAAAGATATACTGCGGATATCCGTATCATTCCCGAACAGATATATATGATTATCCTGATGGGCCCAATGGACAGGTTCATCAAACATATGTAAGCTATCAGCATAATGATATCAGGAAGATCACTCAAATAGAGAGACAGATCAATTATGACCAATATTATACTCAGGAGTATTTTTATGCGAAAGACAGAAAGGGCCTGATATACTCTGAAATGATAGCTCAGGGTATGGAAGGCGTTCCTGTAGGAGTCGCCGAAATCCATAACGGCAAAGTAGTTGCCGCAGAGGAATTGGAATACAAGAAGGTTTCTGTGGACAGGAATGGACGATTCAATAATGTCGGGTATTTTCCAGCGAAGCTTTACAGACTCAAAACTGCATCTGCGGTATCTGCATCTTCATACCGATCTTCTCCGTTTACTTACCTGAATACGGTACCTGACGAGATATATGCTAAATATGACAACCTCGGAAGGCTTACTGCCAAGACTACGTCGAAAGGTGTTTCAACTGTTTATGGATGGTTTGTGAATACCACAAAACCTACATATTCGGCAAGTAATGTCAGAGTAGCCACATCTACGGTTGCAGACCGATCCAATAGTCAAAGCTTTCCTTTGGAATATACAAAAGACAACTTTGGCGAGCTTGAATTTGATACTATCGGCGATTCTCGGACGATAAGCGTCAGCATTAATCCGGCTCAGAATTATAATTGGCTGATCGGTGTTGATATCGATAATAAGAGTTTGACCTTATGCAACATCTCATATGTGGAAAATCCGATGAATCAGTATTGGTTGAATTATGTGCAGCAGTATCCTGGAGGTGCGAGCGTCACAGTTCCGGCTGGCCATCATAAAATCCGTGTATATAAAAGAGATGTCAGAAAGGGCAACAATGCTCCAAACTCTCCGGCAGGCTCTGTCTATATAAATTATTACAAAGCAGAAACGGTTACCACCGGAACATCTGACATAGTTCGGTACGAAGACTTCGAATACTCCAACGGAAACGATACCGGATTCAACAGTAACTATGGTCACAAAGGCAGTTATTCAATAAGCCAGAGCATACCTTCTGACAGGCAGTATGTGCTGGATTACATGAGAAAGGATTCGAATACCTGGACTTATTATCGTCATACCTTTACCGGTAGTGCGACTATCGGCTCTTCGACTTCAACCATCGACAACGTCCGCATATATCCGGCTGATGCTGATATTAAATCTTACACGTGGGATAACCGGGATAATCTGAGATCTGTCACCGATGCAAGCGGGCGAGTAGAATCATATGCTTATGACGGTATGGACAGGCTTATCTCCGTTTCAGATCTCAACGGAAATAAAGTTAAGTCATATCAATACCTTATTGCAAGTCAGGCCAACGCTGGTTCTACTTCGCGTCGCGACTCGAACTATGTCAAGACAATAAACTACATGGCTGCATCATCAGGTTCGCCTGCGACTGCTATCCAATGGTACGATGGCCTTGGCAGGGAAATCAGCAATCAGAAAGTATCCTATGCAAGCGCGGGAGATGTAAGCACGGATGTGGCTTACGATCTTCATGGCCGAATACAATATAGTTATGAGCCAATTCCTGACAGTCATAGAGGTACGCCATCTACGGAAGTATATGGAGAACCTCGTCCTTATTCTGAAATAGTATACGAAAAGAATCCGCTTGACAGGGTTCAGAAGACGATAGGTGCAGGAAACGCATGGCGGAGTAATGGTAAGGGCGTTATTAAGAACTATAAAACAAATACCACCTCAGGTGTTCTGTCATGTTATCGTCTCGAACTTTCATATTCTGGGGCAACAACCCTTACCGGGCAGATTACAAATCGTGGACTCTGGAGGGTTGGAGAACTTACTATAACACTTACTACAGACGAAGACGGCCGCAAGGAGTATATCTTCACGGACCTCGGCGGAAAAACTGTTATGACGCGCAAGATTGACGGAAGTAATTATCTCGATACCTATATGGTATATGATGATATGAACCGTCTTGCCGCAGTGGTTCCTCCTATTCTTGCCCCTACGGTAACTGGAGCAAGTTCGTCAATAGCTCTTACAAATGCTTCCATAAAGAATTATGCATACTTGTACCGCTATGATACGAAGGGCCGTTGCATTGCAAAGATGCTTCCTGGAGCAGGATGGACATACTATGTATATGACGTCAATGATCGACTTGTATTTAGTCAGGATGAAGAACAACGTAGTGCCGGGAAATGGGCCTTCACTCTCAGTGATCTTCTCGGCAGGCCTTGTCTGACAGGCTTGTGCAGCAATAGTATCAATCTTTTCGAACCGTCCGTCTCTTCATCCAGCATCTATGCCAAGTTCACTTCTGCTAGCAGCATGTTAGGATACACTGTCGTTGGCGTATCTCTCAGCAACACTGTCCTGCTCAGTGCTAACTATTATGACAATTATGATTTCATAACCATATCGTCGGTTCCTTCCGCAACCCGGACAAAACTTCAGTATGCCTCAGGGCCTTCAGGTTATAGCGGAACAAAGTGGAACAATGCCGCCGGCAGTCTTACTGGAAGTGTCAGCAGAATTCTGGGAGAAAATCCGACTAATGATTATCTCTGGAGCTCAGTATACTACAATGGTAAAGGCGACGCTATACAGAGCAGAAACACCCGTCAGGATGGAGGTGTCGATATAACCAACATCGTCTACACCTTTGCGGGCAAACCATCAAAAGTCCGTATCGACCATAATCGGGGTACTGGAAGTGCAATAGTAGAAGAATATCAATATTCATATGACGGATGGGGACGTGAAACAACCGTCAAGCATCGTCTTAACAGTGGAGCCTGGATCAATATCTCGGACAAGACCTATGATAAGATCGGACGTCTTGCATCTGATAAGAGAACAGGAGCCGCAGCTCTGAAGGAAACCTATACTTATAACCCACGTTCATGGATGAAGAAGGTGACAGGTCCTGGTTTTACCGAGACCTTGTCTTATGAGAATGGTTCGACTCCGCAGTGGGCCGGAAACATCTCCTCTATTTCCTGGACTGGAGCAGATGGCGTGTCTAATACAGACAATTATACTTACGACAATCTGTCAAGACTGAAAACCGCTATTTCAAAAGTGGGGTCGACTACATCATTCTCTGAAACCTATGATTACGACAAACATGGGAATATTACCCGAATCGTCCACAGTGGTGTTGACGGAAGCGAAACCAGAACGATGGCTTATACAGGAAACCGTGCAACTCAGTTGAACTCCATAAAGGGATATACGTATAGCTTTACTTATGACGCGATCGGAAGGCTGAAGAGTTCTGGTGCAGATAAGATCGGTACCGTAAGATACAATGCGATAGGCTACCCGGCCTACATGTCTCTTTCAGCCGGAGGATATGTCCAGAACACATATACTGCAGGTGGTAATCGCATAGCTTCCAGACGTACCGATAGCCAGAATGTAGTTACTACGATGAGTTACGAGGGGAATGAAGTATATGAAAACGGAACCCTTAAGATGTTGCTTTTCAACGGTGGTTATGTGGACTATAGCGCAGGTTCTCCTTCATACCATTGGTATACTTATGATCACCTTGGAAATGTAAGAGCTGTCGCTGATGCCAGTGGAAACATCATGGCGTCCTACAGGTATCTTCCATACGGCCAGGAATTTGCAGCGTCTACACCGAGAGCATCGGTTTCCGGTGCCGTAAAGAGTGAAAAGCCTGCTCAACTTGGTAATATCCCAAAAGCTATGTATGCTCCTTCGACAGGATCTGACTGGCAGCCTTACCGTTTCGGCGGAAAGGAGAGCCTTTCATCCGTAGGCCTCGACCTGTACGACTTCGGAGCGAGATTGTACTCTCCTGTTACCGGTCGCTGGATGACTATGGACCCTCTCTGCGAGAAGTACTACAGTATAAGTCCATATGCCTACTGCGCTGGTAATCCCATTAACTTTGCTGACCCTACGGGTATGGTAATCGAAGACGGTAGTCTAAAAGAATGGGAAATGTTGAAGAGGCAGATTGAAAGAGAAAGAGATCGCCTTCAATCAAGTATTAACAAATTAAATGCAAAAGCGAATGCTAAAGGTTGGAGTTCTGAGAAATTGGCGAGTAAAATAGGAAATAAAGCAGAAAGATTAGCCAGTTTAAATTCAAGTATTGAGACGATGGGAACTCTGGAAGGTAGTAATCAAGTTTACAGTTTATCTCATACGGTGAATGGTGAAAATGGAGGAGTTACATTAAATACAAGCACAAATGTTATTGATATTAGATTTGGGAGTACAGCTAATTTCGTTCACGAAATGACACATGCTGGACAGTTTGAAAGTGGTGATATCGCATTCTCAAATGAAGGGAATACTTTATTACAAGATGTATATGATGAAGCGGCTGCGTATAAAGCGCAATTTGGGTTCAGCCCGTCTTCCGTTACTGCTATATCTTCCACATCTGTAGCAGATGCGTTTGGTGCTATTACACCGACATGGGTGCAAGGGATAGTAGATCCTTCGGGTAGTATGCTTTATGCAGCGGGAGGTTCGGCAAATACAGGGTTGATACCTGTGAATATTAATTCGACGAAAGAAAACCTTATAAAGGCATATCCTTGGATTAATGGGCTTAATGCTCTTCCTGCTGATATAAGAAAAATTCCAGGAATATATTATAAAAGATGA
- a CDS encoding YD repeat-containing protein — protein MKTQYITVVCLFALLLVPNYIGGQSKSKGDKVRVTYTYDAAGNRIKRVVTTTQSGIIGRDLDLHIADSVKEATIVLGPGDKGKKDNGGNPGKDPGSSSGSHDRFIGTELEEVINLP, from the coding sequence ATGAAAACACAGTATATAACAGTAGTTTGCTTATTCGCTTTGCTTCTAGTCCCGAATTATATAGGAGGACAAAGTAAAAGCAAGGGTGATAAAGTTAGAGTAACATACACTTATGATGCCGCCGGAAATAGAATAAAACGCGTCGTTACCACCACTCAGTCCGGTATTATCGGACGCGATTTAGACCTTCATATCGCTGATTCTGTGAAGGAAGCCACTATAGTATTAGGTCCTGGAGATAAAGGTAAAAAGGATAATGGCGGAAATCCTGGAAAGGATCCTGGCAGCAGTTCCGGATCTCATGATCGCTTTATTGGAACTGAACTTGAGGAAGTAATCAATCTTCCATAA